One region of Niallia sp. Man26 genomic DNA includes:
- a CDS encoding DUF5698 domain-containing protein, whose product MLENSVTMVVIILVINIVYVSFFTIRMILTLKGQRYLAAFLSMIEVVIYVIGLGLVLDNLDQIQNLVAYAVGYGIGVIVGMKIEEKLALGYITVNVITKEYDRDLPKALREKGYGVTSWAAHGLEGDRMALQILSPRKYELRLYDTIKNLDPKAFIIAYEPKTIYGGFWVKSVKKGKLFNGQKDEV is encoded by the coding sequence ATGCTGGAAAACAGTGTTACAATGGTCGTAATCATATTAGTCATTAATATTGTATATGTGTCATTTTTTACAATCAGGATGATATTGACTTTAAAAGGGCAAAGATATTTGGCGGCTTTTCTCAGCATGATAGAAGTAGTTATTTATGTCATCGGCCTCGGGCTGGTATTAGATAATCTTGATCAGATTCAAAATCTAGTGGCTTATGCTGTAGGTTATGGAATTGGTGTTATCGTAGGCATGAAAATAGAAGAGAAGCTTGCGTTAGGATACATAACAGTTAATGTTATTACGAAAGAATATGATAGAGATTTACCTAAGGCCTTACGGGAAAAGGGTTATGGAGTTACGAGCTGGGCTGCACATGGCTTAGAAGGAGACAGAATGGCTCTGCAAATACTGTCGCCGAGAAAATATGAGCTGCGCCTCTATGATACAATAAAGAACTTAGACCCAAAGGCGTTTATTATTGCATATGAGCCAAAGACAATCTATGGCGGCTTTTGGGTAAAGAGCGTAAAGAAAGGAAAGTTATTTAATGGGCAAAAAGATGAAGTTTGA
- a CDS encoding NETI motif-containing protein — MGKKMKFEVQENETIDQCLDRIKSEGYTPVKRLEKPIFKENVVNGQKSYEPVASQIVFEAVKLEL, encoded by the coding sequence ATGGGCAAAAAGATGAAGTTTGAAGTACAAGAAAATGAAACGATTGATCAGTGTTTAGATCGGATAAAGAGTGAAGGCTACACTCCTGTAAAAAGATTAGAAAAACCGATTTTTAAAGAAAATGTAGTTAATGGACAGAAATCTTATGAACCTGTAGCCAGCCAAATAGTGTTTGAGGCGGTTAAGCTGGAACTGTAA
- the purE gene encoding 5-(carboxyamino)imidazole ribonucleotide mutase, translating to MTAQIGVIMGSKSDWETMKHACDILDMLEVSYEKKVVSAHRTPDLMFEYAESARSRGLRAIIAGAGGAAHLPGMVAAKTTLPVIGVPVQSRALNGLDSLLSIVQMPGGVPVATVAIGKAGATNAGLLAAQIIAAFEPELAERISSMREKTKTEVIESSDELV from the coding sequence ATGACTGCTCAAATTGGCGTTATTATGGGAAGCAAATCAGATTGGGAGACAATGAAGCATGCTTGTGACATCTTGGATATGCTGGAAGTGAGTTATGAAAAGAAGGTTGTATCTGCACATCGCACCCCTGATTTAATGTTTGAATATGCCGAGAGTGCTAGAAGCCGGGGACTGCGTGCTATTATTGCAGGTGCTGGCGGTGCCGCTCACTTACCAGGGATGGTTGCAGCAAAAACGACATTGCCTGTGATTGGAGTTCCGGTCCAATCAAGAGCGCTTAACGGGCTTGACTCTCTGTTATCAATTGTGCAGATGCCAGGCGGTGTTCCTGTTGCTACAGTGGCAATTGGTAAGGCTGGTGCGACTAATGCAGGCTTGCTGGCTGCCCAAATAATAGCTGCCTTTGAACCAGAATTAGCTGAAAGAATTTCCTCTATGAGAGAGAAAACTAAAACCGAGGTTATAGAAAGTAGTGATGAACTTGTCTAA
- a CDS encoding carbohydrate ABC transporter permease has product MNTAHKKTKASKWVVAIILTAGGMLMVLPFIWMLLSSLKTDTEIMQFPPTILPQDPTMDNFKELFSAFNFFVYFKNTMIIVLCSFGGLFLNAMAGYGFAKYKFKGKNFLFYLVLATMMIPGQVTMIPVYLILNAMGLTNTMAGIVLPGLVGAFGIFLFRQFMSTISNEMFEAARLDGASEWKIFWSIVLPVSRPVLAVQGILTFIGAWNSFLWPLIVANDEKYYTQSVGLQLLKGQYASNYALQMAGSTFMIIPIIIVFLVFQKYILQGFNVSGMK; this is encoded by the coding sequence ATGAATACAGCACATAAAAAGACAAAAGCTAGCAAATGGGTTGTTGCCATCATCCTTACTGCAGGCGGTATGCTTATGGTGCTTCCTTTCATTTGGATGTTGTTATCCTCATTAAAAACAGACACAGAAATCATGCAGTTTCCACCAACGATTTTACCGCAAGATCCCACTATGGATAACTTTAAAGAACTATTCTCTGCTTTTAACTTCTTTGTTTATTTTAAGAACACAATGATTATCGTTCTTTGTTCATTTGGAGGACTTTTTCTTAATGCGATGGCAGGCTACGGTTTTGCTAAATACAAATTTAAAGGAAAAAACTTTCTTTTCTATTTAGTGCTTGCAACGATGATGATTCCTGGACAAGTCACGATGATTCCGGTGTATTTAATCTTGAATGCGATGGGATTAACGAATACAATGGCGGGAATAGTCCTTCCTGGCTTAGTAGGTGCATTTGGCATATTTCTGTTTCGGCAGTTTATGTCTACAATATCAAATGAAATGTTTGAAGCTGCAAGGCTGGACGGAGCTAGTGAATGGAAAATCTTTTGGAGTATAGTTCTTCCTGTTTCGCGCCCTGTTCTAGCAGTACAAGGCATACTGACTTTCATTGGAGCCTGGAATTCGTTCTTATGGCCGTTAATTGTCGCCAATGATGAAAAATATTATACACAATCTGTCGGGCTACAGCTGTTAAAAGGGCAATATGCAAGCAATTATGCCTTACAAATGGCTGGTTCAACCTTCATGATTATTCCCATTATCATCGTATTTTTAGTTTTTCAGAAGTATATTTTGCAAGGCTTCAATGTTTCTGGAATGAAGTAA
- a CDS encoding sugar ABC transporter substrate-binding protein translates to MKKKWFIFGITALLALGLMAGCSQKSSSSDSDVLTVWGMGDEVKQLPKMAEEFTKETGIEVKIQSIPWVSAHDKLLTAVASKKGPDVLQMGTTWMPEFQAAGALADMGEYLDKYPNLKPDNFFEGSVETTLFDNKYYGIPWAAETRVLFYRTDILESVGYKKAPQTWEELKNAAKKLSERGENMYGLNVDAKEQTLAFMFARQNGSALLSEGKPQFNEQAFKDAVSYLNDFIQKGYAPKQDLGMDVSQTFSGDAIVPMFISGPWMVKAVNDTVEGIEGKWATAVLPTGADNNLSSLGGSNLTIFEHSSKKDEAAQFIDFMMKKENQLKWLGLTNAMPTVKSAWEDDRLAKDPLYEVFGQQMEASRSMPLIPEFEEIAQNYLKHFEQIYLGGNNVEKEMEAFNRETEELLNK, encoded by the coding sequence TTGAAAAAGAAGTGGTTTATTTTCGGCATTACAGCTTTACTGGCACTTGGTTTAATGGCAGGTTGTTCACAGAAAAGCAGTTCAAGTGATTCTGATGTATTAACAGTCTGGGGTATGGGAGATGAGGTAAAGCAGCTTCCAAAAATGGCAGAGGAATTTACGAAAGAAACTGGGATTGAGGTTAAAATACAGTCGATTCCGTGGGTGAGTGCTCATGATAAGCTGTTAACGGCAGTCGCCTCTAAAAAAGGACCGGATGTACTGCAAATGGGCACAACATGGATGCCTGAGTTTCAGGCAGCGGGAGCTCTTGCTGATATGGGGGAATACTTGGATAAATATCCGAATTTAAAACCAGACAACTTCTTTGAAGGTTCTGTTGAAACAACTCTTTTCGATAATAAATATTATGGTATTCCTTGGGCTGCGGAAACCCGTGTCCTTTTCTACCGTACGGATATTCTTGAATCCGTTGGATATAAAAAAGCACCACAGACTTGGGAAGAGCTTAAGAATGCTGCTAAAAAGTTATCTGAACGCGGTGAAAACATGTACGGACTTAATGTAGATGCAAAGGAACAAACCTTGGCATTTATGTTTGCAAGACAGAATGGATCTGCTTTGTTGTCTGAAGGGAAACCACAGTTTAATGAACAAGCGTTTAAAGACGCAGTTTCTTATTTAAATGATTTTATTCAAAAGGGTTATGCTCCAAAGCAGGATTTAGGTATGGATGTCTCCCAAACATTTTCAGGTGATGCCATTGTTCCGATGTTTATAAGTGGGCCATGGATGGTCAAGGCAGTGAACGATACAGTTGAAGGTATTGAGGGGAAATGGGCAACCGCGGTTCTTCCAACTGGCGCGGATAATAATCTGTCTAGTTTGGGCGGTTCGAATCTGACCATTTTTGAACACTCCAGTAAAAAGGATGAAGCAGCTCAGTTTATTGATTTTATGATGAAAAAGGAAAATCAGCTGAAATGGCTGGGACTGACTAATGCTATGCCAACAGTGAAATCAGCCTGGGAGGATGATAGATTAGCAAAAGATCCATTATATGAAGTTTTCGGTCAACAAATGGAGGCTTCCCGCTCGATGCCTTTAATACCTGAGTTTGAGGAAATCGCCCAAAATTACTTAAAGCATTTTGAACAAATCTATTTAGGTGGAAATAATGTTGAGAAGGAAATGGAAGCCTTTAATAGAGAGACAGAGGAATTGTTAAATAAGTAA
- the purC gene encoding phosphoribosylaminoimidazolesuccinocarboxamide synthase, whose protein sequence is MEKRALLYEGKAKRVYGTSDENIVWLEYKDSATAFNGEKKADITGKGRLNNEITSLLFLKLKDMGIESHFIEKLSETEQLVKKVSIIPLEVVVRNLAAGSFSKRLGIEEGQPLSKPLVEFYYKDDSLGDPIMTEDHIEELKLATEKEVAILKKNALEVNKALSAFFAELGIRLIDFKLEFGKDSNGEIMLADEVSPDTCRLWDIKTNAKLDKDVFRRDLGNLTEAYENILARLGGKQHV, encoded by the coding sequence ATGGAAAAGAGAGCTTTATTGTACGAAGGAAAGGCAAAAAGAGTTTATGGAACGTCTGATGAAAATATCGTCTGGCTTGAATATAAAGATTCTGCAACAGCATTTAACGGTGAAAAGAAGGCAGATATCACAGGTAAGGGCCGTTTAAATAACGAGATTACGAGCTTGCTATTTTTAAAGCTAAAAGACATGGGCATAGAATCCCACTTTATCGAAAAACTGTCAGAAACAGAACAGCTAGTGAAGAAGGTTTCCATCATTCCATTAGAAGTTGTTGTTAGGAATTTAGCTGCTGGGAGCTTTTCAAAAAGATTAGGAATAGAAGAGGGGCAGCCATTATCAAAGCCTCTTGTTGAATTTTATTATAAAGATGACTCTCTAGGAGATCCGATTATGACGGAGGATCATATAGAAGAGCTAAAGCTTGCGACAGAAAAAGAAGTTGCAATATTGAAAAAAAACGCTCTTGAAGTGAATAAAGCATTAAGTGCTTTCTTTGCAGAGTTAGGCATCCGTCTTATCGATTTTAAGCTTGAGTTCGGCAAGGACAGCAATGGAGAAATAATGCTAGCTGATGAGGTTTCTCCTGATACATGCCGTTTATGGGATATAAAAACAAACGCGAAATTAGATAAGGATGTATTTCGTCGCGATTTAGGAAATTTGACAGAAGCATATGAGAATATTCTAGCTAGATTAGGGGGAAAACAGCATGTTTAA
- the purQ gene encoding phosphoribosylformylglycinamidine synthase subunit PurQ, which translates to MKFAVVVFPGSNCDVDMLHAITDELGEEAEYVWHDADSLEGYDGILLPGGFSYGDYLRTGAIARFSNVMKEVVKAAEAGKPVLGVCNGFQILLEAGLLPGAMRRNDQLKFICRPVELKVENNSTMFSNAYKEQEVITVPIAHGEGNYYCDEKTLARLQENKQIVFTYNGENPNGSLENIAGITNEKGNVLGMMPHPERAVDELLGGADGLKIFQSIVKQWREANVVNA; encoded by the coding sequence GTGAAATTCGCGGTAGTCGTATTTCCAGGGTCCAATTGTGATGTCGATATGTTGCACGCAATAACGGATGAATTGGGAGAAGAAGCAGAATACGTATGGCATGACGCAGATAGCTTGGAAGGTTATGACGGAATTTTACTGCCTGGCGGATTCTCATACGGTGACTATCTTCGCACCGGCGCCATTGCAAGATTCAGCAATGTCATGAAGGAAGTTGTAAAAGCAGCCGAAGCGGGCAAACCAGTATTGGGTGTCTGCAATGGATTCCAAATTTTACTGGAGGCTGGACTTTTGCCAGGAGCAATGAGACGGAACGATCAGCTTAAGTTCATCTGCCGTCCTGTTGAACTGAAGGTCGAAAACAACAGCACAATGTTCTCCAATGCATATAAAGAGCAGGAAGTCATCACTGTTCCTATCGCCCATGGAGAAGGAAACTACTATTGTGATGAAAAAACGTTAGCTAGATTACAAGAAAACAAGCAAATTGTATTCACATATAATGGCGAAAATCCAAATGGAAGCCTAGAAAATATTGCAGGAATCACTAATGAAAAAGGAAATGTCCTTGGCATGATGCCGCATCCAGAAAGAGCAGTTGATGAGCTGTTAGGCGGAGCGGATGGCCTAAAGATTTTCCAATCAATCGTTAAACAGTGGAGGGAAGCAAATGTCGTTAATGCTTGA
- the purS gene encoding phosphoribosylformylglycinamidine synthase subunit PurS, giving the protein MFKVKVYITLRESVLDPQGNAVKGSLHSLNYQEVNDVRIGKYLELTLEKSDRNVDELVKEMCEKLLANTVIEDYTYEVEEVVAQ; this is encoded by the coding sequence ATGTTTAAAGTTAAAGTATATATCACATTAAGAGAGAGTGTTTTAGATCCACAAGGAAATGCAGTGAAAGGGTCTCTTCATTCCCTTAACTATCAAGAAGTAAATGATGTACGCATCGGGAAGTATTTAGAGCTTACTCTAGAAAAATCGGATAGAAATGTAGATGAGCTTGTAAAGGAAATGTGTGAAAAATTGTTGGCCAACACTGTAATTGAAGATTACACATATGAGGTTGAGGAGGTTGTTGCACAGTGA
- the purB gene encoding adenylosuccinate lyase, with the protein MIDRYTRPEMGNIWTEQNRFQAWLEVEILACEAWVKLGEIPEEDVKKIRENASFDIARIQEIEQDTRHDVVAFTRAVSETLGEERKWVHYGLTSTDVVDTALSYLIRQANEIILKDLENFIEVLKNKAIEHKYTVMMGRTHGVHAEPTTFGLKLALWHEEMKRNLERFKAAAAGVEFGKISGAVGTYANIDPFVEQYVCEQLGLQPAPISTQTLQRDRHADYMGTIALIATSIEKFAVEIRGLQKSETREVEEFFAKGQKGSSAMPHKRNPIGSENMAGLARVIRGYMMTAYENVPLWHERDISHSSAERIIIPDATIAINYMLNRFSNIVKNLTVFPENMKRNMDRTLGLIYSQRVLLALIDKGLTREEAYDTVQPRAMESWEKQVPFRELVDNDPTISSKLTKEEIDDCFDYHFHIKHVDTIFNRLGL; encoded by the coding sequence ATGATTGATCGTTATACGAGACCAGAAATGGGAAATATTTGGACTGAGCAAAATCGTTTTCAAGCATGGCTGGAGGTTGAAATCCTTGCATGTGAAGCATGGGTGAAGCTAGGTGAAATACCTGAAGAGGATGTTAAGAAAATCCGCGAAAACGCGTCCTTTGACATTGCACGAATTCAAGAAATTGAGCAGGATACACGTCATGATGTTGTTGCGTTCACAAGAGCTGTTTCCGAAACATTGGGAGAAGAGCGCAAATGGGTTCATTACGGATTAACATCAACTGACGTAGTGGATACAGCATTATCTTACTTAATCAGACAAGCAAATGAAATTATTTTAAAGGACTTGGAGAACTTTATTGAAGTCTTGAAAAATAAAGCAATTGAACATAAATACACAGTCATGATGGGCCGTACACATGGTGTCCATGCAGAACCGACAACATTTGGGTTGAAGCTGGCATTATGGCATGAGGAAATGAAGCGCAATCTAGAACGCTTTAAAGCTGCAGCAGCAGGTGTAGAGTTTGGAAAGATTTCAGGAGCAGTTGGAACATATGCCAATATCGATCCATTTGTGGAGCAATACGTATGTGAGCAGTTAGGTTTGCAACCAGCACCGATTTCCACACAAACATTACAGCGTGACCGTCATGCAGACTATATGGGGACAATCGCTCTCATTGCAACATCAATCGAAAAGTTTGCTGTTGAAATCCGCGGACTGCAAAAGAGTGAAACTAGAGAAGTGGAAGAATTCTTTGCTAAAGGGCAAAAAGGTTCTTCAGCAATGCCGCATAAGCGTAATCCGATTGGTTCAGAAAATATGGCAGGTCTTGCTCGTGTTATCCGCGGCTATATGATGACTGCTTATGAAAATGTTCCGCTATGGCATGAAAGAGATATCTCTCATTCTTCAGCTGAACGAATTATCATTCCAGATGCAACAATTGCTATCAACTATATGTTAAACAGATTCAGCAATATTGTTAAGAACTTAACTGTATTCCCAGAGAACATGAAACGCAACATGGATCGCACATTAGGATTGATCTATTCGCAACGAGTACTATTAGCCTTGATCGATAAAGGACTTACAAGAGAAGAGGCTTATGATACAGTTCAGCCGAGAGCAATGGAATCTTGGGAAAAGCAAGTTCCTTTCCGTGAACTAGTAGACAATGACCCAACTATCTCATCTAAGCTGACTAAAGAAGAAATTGATGATTGCTTTGATTACCATTTCCATATCAAGCATGTTGATACTATCTTTAACAGATTGGGACTTTAA
- a CDS encoding sugar ABC transporter permease has product MRNFVNKRAPYLFISPALILLMMFSLIPIVVAFVISFTDISLIGLADWSQINFVGIDNYIDIMTDPLFLKSIGNTLFYVIIGVPLVIICSLGIAVLINFGESRVFQFFRLIFYTPSITNVVAVAVVWSYLYNPSFGFLNYLLSLADIPPVPWLQHPVVAKISLIILALWRAIGTNMIIFLAALQGIPKEYYEAASLDGANKRQQLIKITVPMLKFAIFFVTVTTMIGWLQFFEEPFIMTNGGPLDSTTSVSLFIYRNGFQFSKFGYAAAGSFLLFIAIIIVTLIQFRMQKVKTED; this is encoded by the coding sequence ATGCGGAATTTTGTTAATAAAAGGGCGCCTTATTTATTCATTTCCCCTGCCTTAATTTTATTAATGATGTTTTCTTTAATACCTATTGTCGTAGCTTTTGTAATCAGTTTTACAGATATTAGCTTAATAGGCTTGGCAGATTGGTCACAAATTAACTTTGTTGGTATTGATAATTATATAGATATTATGACAGATCCTCTCTTTTTAAAATCTATTGGTAATACGTTATTTTATGTCATTATTGGTGTTCCGCTGGTGATTATATGTTCCTTAGGAATAGCTGTATTAATCAACTTTGGCGAGAGTAGAGTCTTTCAATTTTTTCGGCTGATTTTTTATACTCCATCCATTACAAATGTTGTTGCCGTAGCTGTTGTATGGAGCTACTTATATAACCCCAGCTTTGGTTTTCTTAATTATTTATTATCATTGGCAGATATCCCCCCAGTTCCGTGGCTTCAGCATCCAGTTGTTGCTAAAATTTCACTAATAATTTTAGCCCTTTGGCGTGCAATTGGAACAAATATGATCATATTTTTGGCTGCTCTTCAAGGCATTCCAAAAGAGTATTATGAAGCTGCTTCTTTAGATGGAGCTAACAAACGGCAGCAGCTGATTAAAATTACTGTGCCTATGCTGAAATTTGCAATCTTCTTTGTGACAGTCACGACGATGATAGGCTGGCTCCAGTTTTTTGAGGAACCGTTTATTATGACGAATGGAGGACCTCTGGACAGTACTACTTCTGTATCTTTATTTATCTATCGCAATGGCTTTCAATTTAGTAAATTCGGCTATGCAGCAGCAGGATCTTTCCTACTATTTATAGCGATAATAATTGTCACCTTGATTCAATTCCGTATGCAAAAAGTTAAGACGGAGGATTAA
- the purK gene encoding 5-(carboxyamino)imidazole ribonucleotide synthase, producing the protein MNLSNSVILPGQTIGIIGGGQLGRMMALAAKAQGYRIAVLDPTEDSPCGQVADYKIVAAYNSMEGIKQLAQVSDVITYEFENIDAEGLEWLQTHAYVPQGSSVLEITQDRISEKLAIQKAGVKVAPFEVIEEPEDLKKALETIGIPAVLKTARGGYDGKGQFVITSSAEVQEAEKLLTQGICVLEKWIPFEKEISVIVTRGTNGESTVFPVSENIHINNILHQSIVPARISDHAKEAAIQKAGIIAEHLQLVGTLAVEMFLSKGDDIYINELAPRPHNSGHYTIEACETSQFEQHIRAVCGMPLGSTKLLRPAVMVNILGEHQAPIINVLPELQDWKVHLYGKLEPKEKRKMGHATLLRSSVEIALDEIDRSSIWSLQTEKIGG; encoded by the coding sequence ATGAACTTGTCTAACTCAGTGATTCTTCCAGGTCAAACTATTGGTATAATTGGTGGTGGGCAATTAGGCAGAATGATGGCATTGGCTGCAAAAGCGCAAGGGTATCGAATTGCTGTGTTGGATCCAACAGAGGACTCACCATGCGGTCAAGTGGCTGATTATAAGATTGTGGCTGCATATAACAGTATGGAAGGCATTAAACAGCTGGCGCAGGTGAGTGATGTTATCACATATGAATTTGAGAATATTGATGCAGAAGGATTGGAATGGCTGCAAACACATGCATATGTACCGCAGGGATCTTCCGTCCTGGAAATAACGCAGGACCGAATTAGCGAAAAATTAGCCATTCAAAAAGCCGGCGTTAAGGTTGCTCCATTCGAGGTAATCGAGGAGCCTGAAGACTTAAAAAAGGCACTGGAAACGATAGGTATTCCGGCTGTTTTGAAAACAGCAAGAGGCGGTTATGACGGTAAAGGTCAATTTGTAATCACTTCAAGCGCTGAAGTACAGGAAGCAGAGAAGCTGCTGACGCAAGGCATATGTGTTCTGGAAAAATGGATTCCTTTTGAAAAAGAAATCTCTGTTATTGTGACAAGAGGCACTAATGGAGAATCAACTGTCTTTCCAGTGAGTGAAAACATCCATATTAACAATATACTTCACCAATCAATTGTGCCTGCCAGAATAAGCGACCATGCAAAAGAGGCTGCGATTCAAAAGGCAGGAATTATCGCTGAACACCTGCAGCTAGTCGGCACATTGGCAGTGGAAATGTTCTTAAGCAAGGGTGACGATATATATATCAATGAATTGGCGCCAAGACCGCATAACTCAGGACACTATACGATAGAGGCATGTGAAACATCACAATTTGAGCAGCATATTCGAGCAGTTTGTGGAATGCCGCTGGGAAGCACGAAGTTATTGAGACCAGCAGTAATGGTTAATATATTAGGTGAACATCAAGCTCCTATTATCAACGTACTTCCAGAACTGCAAGACTGGAAAGTCCACCTTTACGGAAAGCTAGAACCAAAGGAAAAGCGCAAGATGGGACATGCGACGTTGCTGCGTTCGTCTGTTGAAATTGCCCTTGATGAAATAGACAGGTCCAGTATTTGGAGCCTGCAAACAGAAAAAATCGGAGGATAA